A stretch of Mucilaginibacter terrae DNA encodes these proteins:
- a CDS encoding HEPN domain-containing protein has translation MTHLTETPTKRYLPGFTALDETITVETSKLISQLLAKFKKKLTTCEAVFFLGTLKREKPVLYFLLITSNHEERNSFCLNSMVEESCRNIAPVTVFVHNANMIISAVNGGNYFFSSILLHKKLVYLSGNLILPVPTSMNYVALIEKAVKIWERWDNMSTDFLSGASFYLEQKNYRLALFLLHQSTECVLKAINRAITGYRIEVHNLSRLLVISTLYSDNLTEVFPMKTENGVMEFDLLKRAYNEARYKDEFEPEEAQVKTLFGHVQRLQEEAERLYLTHLNMLDSAM, from the coding sequence ATGACACACTTAACCGAAACACCGACCAAACGTTATCTCCCCGGCTTTACTGCGCTTGATGAGACCATAACTGTTGAAACATCCAAGCTAATTTCACAGCTTTTAGCAAAATTTAAAAAGAAGCTAACGACCTGCGAAGCAGTGTTCTTCTTAGGCACCTTAAAGCGGGAAAAACCTGTTCTATATTTTCTCCTCATCACATCCAATCATGAAGAAAGAAACAGTTTTTGCCTGAACAGCATGGTCGAGGAATCATGCAGGAATATTGCACCAGTAACCGTATTTGTACATAATGCTAATATGATTATCAGTGCTGTGAATGGCGGAAACTACTTCTTTAGCAGTATTCTTCTACACAAGAAGCTTGTCTATCTGTCCGGTAATTTGATCTTACCTGTTCCTACGAGTATGAACTACGTAGCGCTCATCGAGAAAGCTGTTAAGATATGGGAACGCTGGGACAATATGTCAACCGACTTCTTATCAGGAGCCAGCTTTTATCTGGAACAGAAGAACTACCGCTTAGCCTTGTTCCTGTTGCACCAATCAACGGAATGCGTTTTAAAAGCGATTAACAGAGCTATTACCGGATACCGTATCGAAGTGCATAACCTGTCCCGGCTGTTAGTCATCAGCACCCTCTACAGCGATAATCTGACAGAGGTATTCCCAATGAAGACGGAAAACGGTGTTATGGAATTTGACCTGCTTAAACGGGCGTACAATGAAGCAAGGTACAAAGATGAGTTTGAGCCGGAAGAAGCGCAGGTGAAAACGCTGTTTGGTCATGTGCAAAGATTGCAGGAAGAAGCCGAGCGGCTTTACCTGACACATCTCAACATGCTGGACAGCGCAATGTAA
- a CDS encoding DUF4365 domain-containing protein, which translates to MTIRNPNTQIEQQGIRYVEAVVQDSNSIIQKIDRDNDQGNDCYIEFVTDGIATNYGVFAQIKSGQSYKDNRGYKIPANRDHINYWYEGLNLNIGIVYDPELNKAFWVDIKEYINSNPHILNQKTHEIRINAENEFCGQTFFDFTRYCFAFKEKLTGYENYGRSLEWFAGLDQPEKCYEGLKSLYANYRNNASTWYYIITSFANISEKGIRTAILGLLSNYAENPNVFWHSSNIKLYPTNELQEIIKSLMTKYFLQTEIELTLPYMEKGVNKGSFSYLVYQVMNFNKNVDDVLCNIALNSNIDDDKRNFCFWLYMHVAKYKSTTDVLDSASMYFEKFAFGEEDEALIGLVESIKNNELLPIG; encoded by the coding sequence ATGACCATCCGGAATCCTAACACGCAAATTGAGCAACAGGGTATTCGTTATGTTGAAGCTGTAGTGCAGGACAGTAATTCAATTATTCAAAAAATTGATAGAGATAACGACCAGGGTAATGATTGTTATATTGAATTTGTGACTGATGGGATAGCCACAAATTATGGTGTATTTGCACAAATCAAAAGCGGACAAAGCTATAAGGATAACAGAGGATATAAAATCCCTGCCAATAGAGATCATATAAACTATTGGTATGAAGGCCTAAATCTTAATATTGGGATTGTGTATGATCCTGAACTCAATAAAGCTTTTTGGGTGGATATAAAGGAATATATAAACTCGAATCCACACATCTTAAACCAAAAAACCCACGAAATAAGAATAAATGCAGAAAATGAATTTTGCGGCCAAACTTTTTTTGATTTTACTAGATATTGCTTTGCATTCAAAGAAAAGTTAACCGGTTACGAAAATTATGGAAGGAGTTTGGAATGGTTTGCTGGCTTAGATCAGCCTGAAAAATGTTACGAAGGTTTGAAATCCCTTTATGCCAATTATAGAAATAACGCTTCTACATGGTATTACATTATTACCAGTTTCGCCAATATATCAGAGAAAGGGATCAGAACTGCCATATTAGGATTATTAAGCAACTATGCTGAAAACCCCAACGTTTTTTGGCATTCAAGTAATATTAAACTATACCCTACTAATGAATTGCAAGAAATTATAAAGTCGTTGATGACTAAATATTTTCTTCAGACAGAAATCGAACTTACCTTACCATATATGGAGAAAGGTGTTAATAAAGGCAGCTTTAGTTACTTGGTTTACCAGGTAATGAATTTCAATAAGAACGTGGATGATGTTTTATGTAATATAGCCCTTAATTCAAATATAGACGATGACAAACGCAATTTTTGCTTTTGGTTGTACATGCACGTAGCTAAATATAAATCAACAACTGATGTACTCGATTCAGCCAGTATGTATTTTGAAAAATTTGCATTTGGGGAAGAAGACGAAGCTTTGATAGGACTAGTGGAGAGCATAAAAAATAATGAGCTGTTACCAATTGGATAA
- a CDS encoding type IV toxin-antitoxin system AbiEi family antitoxin yields the protein MSRSNDFIYEAVTKLESLINTTIELDSKRKEYDAAITVNENRLNVIAKSAIRDSNIGIVLTPFVNQGDKEKSSILLVAKYISKSSAQLLKDNNLNYLDASGNAYIKINELFIFIEGQKADKYDKDQSRAFQEAGLKLILLLISKPESLTYSYRELSEKTDISIGSVSNIFNELEELKFVLRTKQKRIIKNKTELIERWVIAYNEVLKPRILRKRMKFLQNNDFNALKNSAKKESIVWGGEPAAAIITKNLRPEQFILYSNDELSSLSKTFKLTPNTSGNLEVCEMFWKFENETVTAPPLVVYADLISSGFERNIEMAKIILENEL from the coding sequence ATGAGTAGAAGTAATGATTTCATTTACGAGGCAGTAACTAAACTGGAAAGTCTTATTAATACTACCATTGAATTAGACAGTAAGCGTAAGGAATACGATGCCGCAATTACTGTTAATGAAAATAGATTAAACGTAATTGCAAAGTCCGCTATAAGAGATTCTAATATTGGAATCGTCCTAACACCCTTTGTGAATCAAGGTGATAAGGAAAAATCTTCAATTCTTTTAGTGGCTAAATACATTTCAAAAAGTTCAGCACAATTATTAAAGGATAATAACTTGAATTACCTGGACGCATCAGGAAATGCATACATTAAAATTAATGAACTTTTTATTTTTATCGAGGGGCAAAAGGCAGATAAATATGACAAGGATCAATCAAGAGCATTTCAAGAAGCCGGTTTAAAATTGATACTATTATTAATTTCTAAACCTGAAAGCTTAACATACTCATACCGCGAATTATCAGAAAAAACAGATATTTCAATAGGGTCAGTGAGCAATATCTTTAATGAATTGGAAGAACTCAAGTTTGTTTTAAGAACCAAACAAAAAAGGATTATCAAGAATAAAACGGAGCTAATTGAAAGATGGGTTATTGCCTACAATGAAGTATTGAAACCGAGAATTCTAAGAAAGCGAATGAAGTTTTTGCAGAACAATGATTTTAACGCCCTTAAAAATTCAGCCAAAAAGGAAAGCATTGTGTGGGGAGGTGAACCTGCTGCCGCAATTATCACGAAAAATCTTCGTCCTGAACAATTTATTCTTTACAGTAATGATGAATTGAGTTCACTGTCTAAAACCTTTAAGCTAACTCCGAATACAAGCGGAAATTTAGAAGTCTGTGAAATGTTCTGGAAGTTCGAGAATGAAACTGTAACTGCTCCCCCGTTGGTCGTTTATGCCGATTTAATTAGCAGTGGTTTTGAGAGAAATATTGAAATGGCCAAAATAATTTTAGAGAATGAGCTATAA
- a CDS encoding nucleotidyl transferase AbiEii/AbiGii toxin family protein, with protein MSYKINSDKLAHPLLKPILQELDSYFNALKIQFFVIGATARDIVMEIHNEKSGRLTHDLDIAIAINDWVQYAEVEKGIITLEHFEKDKKQKQRFIYKENFQLDIVPFGDIMKENDKIFWPPDEQIAMSVLGFPEVRDELIQVQIDEEFEINIISLAGIFILKIVAWRDRHNKGNKDADDIGFILINYLGIYEEKALEKYDEIYETDDFSTITAGAKLLGDDLYDILKINGKTKDAITQILKEQYKKAEESELINQILETNRMLRYEEVINCLNTLITKLEK; from the coding sequence ATGAGCTATAAAATTAACAGTGATAAACTGGCTCATCCACTATTGAAGCCGATTTTACAAGAACTCGATAGCTACTTTAATGCTTTGAAAATTCAATTCTTTGTCATAGGTGCTACAGCGCGAGATATTGTAATGGAAATTCACAATGAGAAATCAGGAAGACTAACGCATGATTTAGATATTGCTATTGCAATAAATGATTGGGTCCAATATGCAGAAGTGGAAAAAGGGATAATTACACTCGAACATTTTGAAAAAGATAAAAAGCAAAAACAAAGATTTATTTATAAGGAAAACTTCCAACTTGATATAGTTCCATTTGGGGATATTATGAAGGAAAATGATAAAATTTTCTGGCCGCCGGATGAACAAATAGCAATGAGTGTCTTAGGTTTTCCAGAAGTTAGAGACGAATTGATTCAAGTTCAAATTGATGAGGAATTTGAAATCAATATCATATCTCTGGCAGGCATTTTTATTTTAAAAATTGTCGCTTGGCGAGACAGGCATAATAAAGGAAACAAGGACGCCGACGATATCGGCTTTATTCTTATTAATTATCTCGGGATATATGAGGAAAAAGCCCTTGAAAAATACGATGAGATTTATGAAACAGACGACTTTTCAACGATCACTGCTGGCGCTAAGCTTTTAGGTGATGATCTATATGACATCCTAAAAATAAACGGTAAAACAAAAGATGCTATAACCCAGATACTGAAAGAACAATACAAAAAAGCAGAAGAAAGCGAGCTAATTAATCAAATACTCGAAACTAATAGAATGTTGCGGTATGAAGAAGTAATTAATTGCCTAAACACCTTAATAACAAAATTAGAAAAATAA
- the mads2 gene encoding methylation-associated defense system DNA methyltransferase MAD2: protein MAKEIVDQEDISLEDNQLVCVITGEIKKVKAQEVNLQSVALMLNEEYGFDLADMERDFKIEYTDPDTSKQKKQKVELVVFEQGKPHEQEFISRICIIHDDKVKDTDKTKGLAATLENAMGAVESCEFGLWANGSSYHFLQKEEDALGFDSEFTDLSDFPGEGETLEDLDRADRSSSRKPANDSLIKVFKRSHDYIYGNEGRKKDAFWQLLYLIFCKLYDEKRKFIPSEDSYRRKFWVGVKEKNTAEGCKKVADRIKSLFKELKDDRIFSEVFSGSEEIELRDKGLAFIASDLAKYSFLDASIDVKGTAYETIVSNTLKQEAGQFFTPRNIVKAMVEMLNPSEHDRVLDPACGSGGFLVMVLDHVRKQIAKELYPDLEGPLLTEKFSSFEVNERVRQYAENSIFGFDFDPDLKKAARMNMVMAGDGHANIFHVNSLEYPNWEHPDEIAKINNAVNRSLMAMKDIATTNGIDAREKFDIIFTNPPFGAKVKVERSIIYKEDGTLNYKLGQYSDAPEVLFIEACYNFLKPGGKMAIVLPDGILGNPNTEKVREWILEKFKILGSIDLAVEAFLPQVGVQASLLFLQKKTEIERQLAQDSEQEYDVFMAIAEKLGKDRRGNPIYLRDEDGLELLFDTETKYIVNKKNGQKEVKTRREKLKQLDDDLPKIVEEFFNFLKEK, encoded by the coding sequence ATGGCCAAAGAAATAGTTGATCAAGAAGATATATCGTTAGAAGACAATCAGTTAGTATGCGTTATTACCGGCGAGATAAAAAAAGTCAAAGCTCAAGAAGTAAATTTACAATCTGTCGCCCTCATGCTAAATGAAGAATACGGTTTCGACTTAGCAGATATGGAGCGCGATTTTAAAATAGAATATACAGATCCAGATACAAGTAAGCAAAAAAAGCAGAAGGTCGAGCTTGTTGTATTTGAACAAGGTAAGCCTCATGAACAAGAATTCATTTCCCGCATTTGTATTATCCATGATGATAAAGTGAAAGATACAGATAAAACAAAAGGATTAGCAGCCACTTTAGAAAACGCAATGGGAGCGGTAGAAAGTTGTGAATTCGGTTTATGGGCCAACGGTTCTAGCTACCATTTTTTACAGAAAGAAGAAGATGCATTAGGTTTTGACTCAGAATTCACTGATTTATCAGATTTCCCTGGTGAAGGTGAAACTTTAGAAGACTTAGATAGAGCCGACCGTTCAAGTAGTAGAAAACCTGCTAATGATTCTTTGATTAAAGTATTTAAGCGTTCGCATGATTATATTTATGGTAATGAAGGTCGAAAAAAAGATGCTTTTTGGCAATTGCTTTATCTGATCTTTTGTAAACTTTACGATGAAAAAAGGAAATTTATTCCTTCTGAAGATAGCTACCGTAGAAAATTTTGGGTAGGAGTTAAAGAGAAAAATACTGCTGAAGGGTGTAAAAAAGTCGCTGACCGCATTAAAAGTCTTTTTAAAGAATTAAAAGATGACAGGATATTTTCAGAAGTTTTCTCTGGTAGTGAAGAAATAGAACTACGAGACAAAGGCTTAGCCTTTATCGCTAGCGATTTAGCAAAATATTCATTTCTCGATGCCTCAATAGATGTCAAAGGAACGGCTTATGAAACTATTGTAAGTAACACTTTGAAGCAAGAAGCCGGTCAATTTTTCACACCAAGAAATATTGTAAAGGCAATGGTGGAAATGTTAAACCCGAGTGAACATGATCGCGTTTTAGATCCTGCCTGTGGTTCTGGTGGATTTTTAGTAATGGTATTAGATCATGTGCGGAAACAAATTGCCAAAGAGTTATATCCCGATTTAGAGGGACCTTTGCTAACAGAAAAATTTAGTTCATTTGAGGTAAACGAACGGGTACGACAATATGCTGAAAATAGCATATTCGGCTTTGATTTTGATCCAGACTTAAAAAAAGCTGCGCGTATGAATATGGTAATGGCTGGTGACGGACACGCAAATATTTTCCATGTTAACTCCTTAGAGTATCCAAACTGGGAACATCCCGATGAAATTGCAAAAATAAATAACGCAGTAAATCGCAGCTTAATGGCTATGAAAGACATCGCAACTACTAATGGAATTGACGCGCGTGAGAAATTCGACATAATTTTTACAAACCCACCATTTGGTGCTAAAGTAAAGGTTGAACGCAGTATTATTTACAAAGAAGACGGTACCCTTAATTATAAACTTGGGCAATATAGTGACGCTCCAGAGGTGTTATTTATAGAAGCATGCTATAACTTTCTAAAGCCAGGTGGTAAAATGGCAATAGTATTACCAGACGGAATTTTGGGCAACCCCAATACAGAAAAAGTTAGGGAATGGATTTTAGAAAAGTTTAAAATATTGGGTTCTATAGATCTTGCAGTGGAAGCTTTCCTCCCTCAAGTAGGTGTTCAAGCATCTTTATTATTTCTCCAAAAGAAAACTGAAATTGAACGACAGCTGGCTCAGGATTCCGAACAGGAATACGATGTGTTCATGGCAATTGCAGAAAAGCTAGGTAAAGACCGTAGAGGAAATCCAATTTATTTACGCGATGAAGATGGATTGGAGTTACTTTTTGATACCGAAACTAAATATATAGTAAATAAAAAGAATGGCCAGAAAGAAGTTAAGACGCGAAGAGAGAAATTAAAACAACTTGATGACGATCTTCCTAAAATAGTTGAGGAGTTTTTTAACTTTTTAAAAGAAAAATAA
- the mads5 gene encoding methylation-associated defense system restriction endonuclease subunit S MAD5 gives MKTVIIKNSWFNDSDLRLDASYHLSDGPLTKLLLRNSPYELTTLAAESERIFSGNIFKRSYVEGDKYGWPYLTGSDMVKADIDSGKFISKKYTTQSDNLLIHKDWILISCSGTLGNCVFTNNDFEGRIGTHDLIRIIPNERKLLRGYLYAYLSSKYGYGLLTQFSYGGVVKHIEPHHIQDLPIPILPTAKIQEIHDLIIESANSRVKANRYLKDAQSLVVNAIKFKKRRVSCAVSFKTISKSHQKRFEAQYFTSIGYDIREHIKSGKFKYLKDISKRIFRPGIFKRHYVKNGIEFLGGSDIVKNIPKSEKKLSIAQTKHLNEMKILENWILVTCGGTIGHSVLVNKYLAGKTASQHILRVDSDTIKNGYLYAFMSSHLGLKAIQSFTYGSVIPQIEPHHLGLLPIPLLDEHIMDNAHELVMEYKKFISAAIEKELKAIDLVEKEIESWQI, from the coding sequence ATGAAAACTGTCATAATCAAAAATAGTTGGTTTAATGATTCAGACCTAAGATTAGATGCGTCATATCATCTTAGCGATGGCCCTTTGACAAAATTATTACTTAGAAATTCCCCTTACGAGCTTACTACATTAGCCGCCGAAAGCGAAAGGATATTTTCAGGGAATATTTTTAAAAGATCATATGTTGAAGGGGATAAGTATGGGTGGCCTTACTTAACAGGTTCAGACATGGTCAAAGCAGATATAGACAGCGGAAAATTTATTTCAAAAAAATATACAACGCAATCCGATAATCTGTTGATTCATAAAGATTGGATTCTTATTTCATGTTCAGGCACTTTAGGAAATTGTGTATTTACAAACAATGATTTTGAAGGAAGAATTGGCACTCATGATCTAATAAGAATAATTCCTAATGAGAGGAAATTATTAAGGGGCTATTTGTATGCATATCTTTCGTCAAAATACGGCTATGGTTTATTGACCCAATTCAGCTATGGCGGAGTAGTAAAACACATTGAACCCCACCACATTCAAGATTTGCCAATTCCAATCCTGCCAACTGCAAAAATTCAAGAAATACACGATTTAATTATCGAATCAGCAAATTCAAGGGTTAAGGCAAATAGATATCTAAAAGATGCTCAAAGTTTAGTGGTGAATGCTATTAAATTTAAAAAAAGAAGAGTATCATGTGCTGTTTCCTTTAAAACCATATCAAAATCACACCAAAAGAGATTTGAAGCTCAATATTTCACTTCAATAGGATATGACATTAGGGAGCATATTAAATCTGGGAAATTTAAATATTTGAAGGATATTTCAAAGCGCATTTTTCGTCCAGGAATTTTTAAAAGACACTACGTAAAAAATGGCATTGAATTTCTTGGTGGGTCTGATATAGTGAAAAATATACCAAAGAGTGAAAAAAAACTATCAATTGCGCAAACTAAACACCTGAACGAAATGAAAATTTTGGAAAATTGGATTTTAGTTACTTGTGGCGGTACAATTGGCCATTCAGTATTGGTAAACAAATATCTAGCGGGGAAAACAGCATCGCAACATATATTACGAGTGGATTCAGATACTATAAAAAATGGATATTTATATGCTTTTATGTCCTCCCATTTAGGTTTGAAAGCAATTCAAAGTTTTACTTACGGATCAGTTATTCCGCAAATAGAACCCCATCACTTAGGTTTACTACCAATTCCATTATTAGATGAGCATATCATGGATAATGCACATGAGTTAGTAATGGAATATAAAAAATTTATTTCGGCAGCAATTGAAAAAGAGCTAAAAGCCATCGACCTCGTAGAAAAAGAAATTGAATCATGGCAAATATAA